From the Neoarius graeffei isolate fNeoGra1 chromosome 1, fNeoGra1.pri, whole genome shotgun sequence genome, one window contains:
- the opn4.1 gene encoding melanopsin-like, with the protein MNLHSAQSEYLCHPGDSNCTTVFKESLSAESYKMQHGPSHGPTPIHHHELARLFPPVEIPDHAHYIIGSVILIVGITGVIGNALVIYVFCRSHSLRTRGNMLVVNLAVSDFFMSLTQSPVFFVASLHQRWVFGELACELYAFCGGLFGICSMMTLTAIAVDRCLAITRPFALLGQVSQSRAGTVLALLWLYALGWSIPPFFGWSAYVPEGLQTSCSWDYMSFTPSVRTYTILLFMFVFFIPLSIIGACYFAMFQAIRKTRREVRQLDSSETHKVLECIKTEWKMAKVALLVILLFVISWSPYSVVALTATAGYAHVLTPYMNSIPAVLAKASAIHNPIIYAITHPKYRQAIVRYVPLLRPILCVGTNKRSSSVSSSGTSSHQTALTSQHPLGVWIGNATRVNCHWRKTRLSSASDTESCWTDSEADGSSANSLPFARRVSTEISSDTAIPPEQAGMSTGIGQKMVKADRVSSMPVPSIILEPEGGLLSDGKTFLLSDN; encoded by the coding sequence ATGAACCTGCACTCAGCTCAGAGTGAGTATCTCTGCCACCCGGGTGATTCGAACTGCACGACCGTGTTTAAGGAATCCCTAAGTGCTGAGAGCTACAAGATGCAGCATGGACCATCCCATGGGCCAACCCCCATCCACCATCATGAACTTGCGCGCCTGTTTCCTCCTGTGGAGATCCCGGATCACGCTCACTACATTATTGGGTCGGTCATTCTCATAGTGGGGATTACAGGTGTAATAGGAAATGCGCTGGTCATTTACGTGTTCTGTCGCAGCCACTCACTACGTACACGAGGCAACATGTTGGTGGTCAACCTGGCTGTGTCTGACTTCTTCATGTCGCTCACACAGTCACCTGTGTTCTTTGTGGCCAGCCTGCACCAGCGTTGGGTTTTCGGAGAGCTTGCATGTGAACTGTATGCCTTCTGTGGTGGCCTCTTTGGGATCTGCTCCATGATGACTCTAACAGCTATAGCCGTCGATCGCTGCCTCGCCATAACCCGGCCTTTTGCGTTGCTAGGACAAGTCAGTCAAAGCAGAGCTGGTACAGTTTTAGCCCTGCTGTGGCTCTATGCTCTGGGCTGGAGTATACCACCTTTCTTTGGATGGAGTGCTTATGTTCCAGAGGGTCTCCAGACCTCCTGTTCTTGGGACTACATGTCTTTCACGCCATCGGTGCGCACCTACACCATTCTTTTGTTCATGTTTGTCTTCTTCATCCCTCTGAGCATTATTGGTGCCTGTTACTTTGCCATGTTCCAAGCCATTCGAAAAACACGGAGAGAGGTCAGACAGCTTGACTCCAGTGAGACACATAAGGTGCTCGAATGCATCAAGACCGAATGGAAAATGGCGAAAGTGGCCCTCTTGGTCATCTtactatttgtgatttcctggtcACCATACTCTGTGGTGGCTCTCACAGCCACAGCTGGCTATGCCCATGTCCTCACTCCTTATATGAACTCCATCCCTGCAGTACTCGCCAAGGCCTCTGCCATCCACAACCCCATAATCTATGCTATTACACACCCTAAATACCGACAAGCCATTGTGCGCTATGTTCCTCTTCTTCGCCCTATCCTGTGTGTTGGAACGAATAAGCGCTCATCCTCTGTCTCGAGCAGTGGTACCTCTTCTCATCAGACAGCCCTAACCAGCCAGCATCCCCTGGGCGTCTGGATTGGCAATGCCACGCGTGTTAACTGCCACTGGCGGAAGACACGGCTGTCGTCTGCTTCTGATACAGAGTCCTGCTGGACAGACAGTGAGGCTGATGGCTCCAGTGCCAACTCGCTGCCTTTCGCCAGACGTGTGTCGACAGAGATCTCTTCAGATACTGCCATCCCTCCAGAGCAGGCTGGCATGAGCACAGGAATTGGGCAGAAAATGGTCAAAGCTGACAGAGTTAGTAGCATGCCTGTGCCTTCCATTATTCTGGAACCAGAGGGAGGATTGCTTTCTGATGGTAAAACTTTTCTCCTATCAGATAACTGA